The following proteins are co-located in the Mycobacteriales bacterium genome:
- a CDS encoding CbtA family protein codes for MRNVFVRGAVSGTAAGLLTSLAAYLFVEPVLSAAIALEGPADGTGPVSRETQKLLGMPAGFLLAGLALGLLFAVAYRILPPGGTPWRRSIGLSAGAFTALALIPQLRYPASPPGVGDPETLAGRTSGYLLAVALGVLVVTASYAGLRALTARGVAPPVRQTAVTAAAVAAVTLGYVLLPDNNDPVGAPAALVYDFRVRSLGLLALLYATLGAVFGALSLRAQSSSLPDSPTALRA; via the coding sequence ATGCGCAACGTGTTCGTTCGCGGTGCCGTCAGTGGCACCGCCGCCGGCTTGCTCACCTCGTTGGCGGCCTACCTGTTCGTCGAGCCGGTTCTGAGTGCAGCCATCGCCCTGGAAGGACCGGCTGACGGCACCGGCCCCGTCAGTCGGGAGACCCAGAAGCTCCTTGGCATGCCCGCCGGCTTCCTGCTCGCCGGCCTGGCCCTCGGTCTGCTGTTCGCTGTCGCCTACCGCATCCTGCCGCCGGGCGGTACGCCGTGGCGGCGCAGCATCGGCCTGTCCGCGGGCGCTTTCACCGCGCTCGCGCTGATCCCACAGCTGCGCTACCCCGCGAGCCCCCCAGGGGTAGGCGATCCGGAGACCCTCGCGGGCCGCACGTCCGGCTATCTCCTCGCGGTCGCCCTGGGCGTCCTCGTCGTCACCGCCTCGTACGCGGGGCTGCGTGCGCTGACCGCCCGCGGGGTCGCGCCGCCGGTGCGCCAGACGGCGGTGACAGCCGCCGCGGTAGCTGCCGTAACGCTGGGATACGTACTGCTGCCGGACAACAACGACCCCGTGGGGGCGCCTGCTGCGCTCGTCTACGATTTCCGGGTCCGTTCGCTCGGCCTGCTCGCGCTGCTGTACGCGACGCTCGGCGCCGTCTTCGGGGCGCTGTCGCTGCGGGCACAGAGTTCATCTTTGCCGGACAGCCCCACAGCCCTGCGCGCCTGA
- a CDS encoding methane monooxygenase: MSRQSLAKAHQKIQELAWEPQYHEPYMKYGTDYTFRKASKKDPLKQVLRSYFPMEEEKDNRVYGAQDGAIRGNMFRQVQERWLEWQKLFLSIIPLPEISAARSMPMLFQAVPNPELHNGQAIQMIDEVRHSTIQQNLKRLYMNNYIDPAGFNNSLRGFQGDYCGTIGRQFAEGFITGDAITAASIYLTIVAETAFTNTLFVAMPAEAAANGDYLLPTVFHSVQSDESRHISNGYATLLMALSDEDNRLLLERDLRYAWWNNHRVVDAAIGTFIEYGTKDRRKDRESYAEMWRRWIYDDYYRSYLVPLEKYGLTIPHDLVEESWKQIWEKGYVHEVAQFFATGWLANYWRIDAMTDKDFEWFEYKYPGWYDKYGKWWENYSRLATPNGHHPIVAENVDYAYPHRCWTCMVPCLVREDMVMQEVDGQWRTYCHEMCRWTDAEAFRPVYQGRETPNMGRLVGHREWETLYHGWNWADVVTDMGFVRDDGNTMTAQPHLNLDPKKMWTLDHLRRMPPLQSPNVLLNEMSDAERQAFAADYVRQGPAGRPAPADA, translated from the coding sequence GTGAGTCGGCAGAGTCTGGCGAAGGCACATCAGAAGATCCAGGAACTGGCCTGGGAGCCGCAGTACCACGAGCCATACATGAAGTACGGCACCGACTACACCTTCCGGAAGGCCTCGAAGAAGGATCCGCTCAAGCAGGTCCTCCGGTCCTACTTCCCGATGGAGGAGGAGAAGGACAACCGGGTCTACGGCGCGCAGGACGGCGCCATCCGCGGCAACATGTTCCGGCAGGTCCAGGAGCGCTGGCTCGAGTGGCAGAAGCTGTTCCTGTCGATCATTCCACTGCCGGAGATCTCGGCTGCCCGGTCGATGCCGATGCTGTTCCAGGCCGTGCCGAACCCTGAACTCCACAACGGCCAGGCGATCCAGATGATCGACGAGGTTCGGCACTCGACGATCCAGCAGAATCTCAAGCGCCTCTACATGAACAACTACATCGACCCGGCGGGCTTCAACAACAGCCTGCGGGGCTTCCAGGGCGACTACTGCGGCACCATCGGCCGTCAGTTCGCCGAGGGCTTCATCACCGGGGACGCGATCACGGCTGCGAGCATCTACCTGACGATCGTGGCGGAGACCGCGTTCACCAACACGTTGTTCGTCGCGATGCCGGCCGAGGCGGCGGCCAACGGGGACTACCTGCTCCCCACGGTTTTCCACTCTGTGCAGTCGGACGAGTCCCGGCACATCTCGAACGGCTACGCGACCCTGCTGATGGCGCTGTCGGACGAGGACAACCGCCTGCTGCTCGAGCGCGACCTGCGGTACGCCTGGTGGAACAACCACCGGGTGGTGGACGCCGCGATCGGCACCTTCATCGAGTACGGCACCAAGGACCGCCGCAAGGACCGCGAGTCCTACGCCGAGATGTGGCGTCGCTGGATCTACGACGACTACTACCGCTCCTACCTCGTCCCGCTCGAGAAGTACGGACTGACCATTCCGCACGATCTCGTCGAAGAGTCCTGGAAGCAGATCTGGGAGAAGGGCTACGTCCACGAGGTGGCGCAGTTCTTCGCCACCGGCTGGCTCGCCAACTACTGGCGGATCGATGCCATGACCGACAAGGACTTCGAGTGGTTCGAGTACAAGTACCCAGGCTGGTACGACAAGTACGGCAAGTGGTGGGAGAACTACTCGCGGCTCGCGACGCCGAATGGACACCACCCGATCGTTGCGGAGAACGTCGACTACGCCTACCCGCACCGTTGCTGGACCTGCATGGTCCCCTGCCTCGTGCGTGAGGACATGGTCATGCAGGAGGTCGACGGCCAGTGGCGCACGTACTGCCACGAGATGTGCCGCTGGACCGACGCCGAGGCGTTCCGGCCCGTGTATCAGGGCCGGGAGACGCCCAACATGGGCCGGCTCGTCGGGCACCGCGAGTGGGAGACGCTGTACCACGGCTGGAACTGGGCCGACGTGGTCACCGACATGGGCTTCGTGCGGGACGACGGGAACACCATGACGGCGCAGCCGCACCTGAACCTCGACCCGAAGAAGATGTGGACGCTCGACCACCTGCGTCGGATGCCACCTCTGCAGAGCCCGAACGTGCTGCTCAACGAGATGAGCGACGCGGAGCGCCAGGCCTTCGCGGCCGACTACGTCCGGCAGGGCCCTGCCGGACGCCCCGCACCCGCGGACGCCTGA
- a CDS encoding CbtB-domain containing protein, which translates to MSQLAVHLRPVPALLHLLPVLMAVALLFAVAFDQGQLAQLVKAAAGDSTVHELFHDARHMLGTPCH; encoded by the coding sequence ATGTCCCAGCTGGCAGTTCACCTGCGTCCGGTCCCGGCACTGCTGCACCTGCTGCCCGTACTGATGGCGGTCGCCCTGCTGTTCGCCGTTGCGTTCGACCAGGGCCAGCTGGCCCAGCTGGTGAAGGCGGCGGCCGGCGACTCGACGGTGCACGAACTCTTCCACGACGCCCGCCACATGCTCGGCACTCCCTGCCACTAG
- a CDS encoding helix-turn-helix domain-containing protein, with amino-acid sequence MPTTDRIKNEPRLAPAAPADSEVLAVARTSFLLNEAVAPGLVREPILASWKRSRLWDVSTEQPDPPFDNDLDLDTLLTRAGDLVLAEVAEQLATEPVSIILCDSRGTVLQRRTGDSHLEEYLDRVQLAPGFSYAESHVGTNGIGTALEGGGSARVFGHEHYLEHLENLACAGARIRHPLTGKTVGVVDLTCWHKDAGMMMGPTVATMAARIEQLLLEQSGRRELALLHDYRLACQRNRGAVLAVGDNLLMLNDRAREMISPADQTPLIGYARDALAAGVRQLVVDLPSGLTVRVLCKPTFIRSPAADGVLQVLPLAGVIGAGRQDPPAPRLPLPTLVGSAPAWTRCCQTVDRHSITGEWLVLAGEPGSGKVTLARAAHQRRNPAGHVRVLDADDYGPQWMADVIEEVETGGGSLVLSHVDRLPQEGVVALAEVLEPHRESTHVDRAWVVITMSASSPDAMPGLATLLECFPTTVVVPPLRHHVEDVAELVPHLLSRARAGGVSCSSAAMSALMRNAWPGNVEQLARVLHKVTAKRRAGVIDVADLPPECLSTRRWVLTPLEAMECDAIVAALAEAGGNKVEAARALGMSRATMYRKIRGYGISTAGASGTLSS; translated from the coding sequence ATGCCGACCACAGACCGCATCAAGAACGAGCCGCGGCTGGCGCCTGCCGCACCGGCGGACAGCGAGGTCCTCGCGGTGGCGAGGACCTCGTTCCTGCTCAATGAGGCAGTGGCTCCAGGTCTGGTCCGCGAGCCGATCCTCGCGTCCTGGAAGCGCTCACGGCTGTGGGACGTGTCGACGGAGCAGCCGGACCCACCCTTCGACAACGACCTCGACCTGGACACCCTGCTGACCCGGGCCGGCGACCTGGTGCTCGCGGAGGTCGCGGAGCAGCTCGCCACGGAGCCGGTGAGCATCATCCTGTGCGACTCCCGGGGCACGGTGCTGCAGCGGCGCACCGGCGACTCCCACCTCGAGGAGTACCTCGACCGGGTGCAGCTTGCGCCCGGCTTCAGCTACGCCGAGTCGCACGTAGGTACGAACGGGATCGGAACTGCGCTCGAGGGCGGGGGCTCGGCGCGGGTCTTCGGCCATGAGCACTACCTGGAACACCTGGAGAACCTCGCCTGCGCGGGCGCCCGGATCCGGCATCCGCTGACCGGCAAGACCGTCGGCGTGGTCGACCTCACCTGCTGGCACAAGGACGCGGGAATGATGATGGGTCCCACCGTGGCGACCATGGCCGCCAGGATCGAGCAGTTGCTGCTCGAGCAGTCCGGCCGACGCGAGCTTGCGCTCCTGCACGACTACCGCCTTGCCTGCCAGCGCAACCGCGGCGCCGTGCTGGCCGTCGGCGACAACCTGCTCATGCTCAACGACCGGGCCCGGGAGATGATCAGCCCGGCCGACCAGACGCCCCTGATCGGATATGCCCGGGACGCCCTCGCCGCCGGTGTGCGGCAACTGGTCGTCGACCTGCCGAGCGGTCTGACCGTGCGGGTGCTGTGCAAGCCGACCTTCATCCGCTCGCCGGCCGCCGACGGCGTGCTCCAGGTGCTGCCGTTGGCCGGGGTCATCGGCGCGGGAAGGCAGGACCCACCGGCGCCGCGCCTGCCGCTCCCCACGCTCGTCGGATCCGCTCCGGCGTGGACGAGGTGCTGTCAGACCGTCGACCGGCACAGCATCACCGGCGAGTGGCTCGTCCTCGCCGGAGAGCCGGGCAGCGGCAAGGTCACCCTGGCACGCGCCGCGCACCAGCGGCGCAACCCGGCTGGGCACGTTCGGGTACTGGACGCCGACGACTACGGCCCCCAGTGGATGGCCGACGTCATCGAGGAGGTCGAGACGGGCGGCGGTTCGCTCGTCCTCAGCCACGTCGACCGGCTGCCGCAAGAGGGGGTCGTGGCCCTCGCGGAGGTGCTGGAGCCGCATCGCGAGTCCACGCACGTCGACCGGGCGTGGGTGGTCATCACCATGTCGGCTTCCTCACCCGATGCCATGCCAGGCCTGGCCACTCTGCTGGAGTGCTTCCCGACGACGGTGGTCGTCCCACCGCTACGCCACCACGTCGAGGACGTCGCGGAGCTGGTGCCCCACCTGCTCTCCCGCGCCCGGGCCGGAGGAGTGTCCTGTTCGAGCGCGGCGATGAGTGCGTTGATGCGCAACGCCTGGCCTGGAAACGTCGAGCAGCTGGCACGGGTGTTGCACAAGGTCACCGCGAAACGCCGGGCAGGCGTCATCGACGTTGCCGATCTGCCTCCCGAATGCCTGTCGACAAGGCGATGGGTGCTCACCCCGCTCGAGGCCATGGAGTGCGACGCCATCGTCGCCGCCCTGGCCGAAGCCGGTGGCAACAAGGTCGAGGCCGCCCGGGCGCTGGGCATGTCACGCGCCACGATGTACCGCAAGATCCGCGGCTACGGGATCTCGACAGCTGGTGCTTCCGGGACACTGTCGAGCTAG
- a CDS encoding toluene hydroxylase, whose product MPDEAVAQERSVPKPMFTDAEAGARTFPDSGASARRYNYFEPAKRKQTHYEDVTVEVQPDPRHYLSQGWIYGFADGERGYPLHWTKLKAWGVDKPEPRRGIGTGGLPKDFVWPAHGWHWFRDPNEEWEQTLYRYNANVVRQLTQNVENARNGKAFAAWSPNWVRFVERHVGAWMHIEHILGLYVFAANERSAPTNMHNTALAANCARKIRFAQDLALYNLTLTEEIEGFDGTAHLEAWNSDVEWQGARKLTEALTAIQDDWGEAVFATNVVFEPLVGELFRSNLVMQAAAPNGDFVTPTVIGAGESDYAQRDLRWTIACMAPLTEDKEFAEHNKELMNGWLSHWVPQALEAARTMQPLWSQADHRPPRFEDSLDVAKNRFAVVCRDLGLDVPEELKL is encoded by the coding sequence GTGCCAGACGAGGCGGTGGCGCAGGAGAGAAGCGTCCCCAAGCCGATGTTCACCGACGCCGAGGCCGGGGCCCGCACGTTCCCTGACTCCGGGGCGTCAGCCCGCCGCTACAACTACTTCGAGCCGGCGAAGCGCAAGCAGACCCACTACGAAGACGTCACTGTCGAGGTGCAGCCCGACCCGCGGCACTACCTCTCACAGGGTTGGATCTACGGGTTCGCCGACGGCGAGCGGGGCTACCCGCTGCACTGGACGAAGCTCAAGGCCTGGGGCGTGGACAAGCCCGAACCCAGGCGGGGGATCGGAACGGGCGGGCTGCCCAAGGACTTCGTCTGGCCCGCGCACGGCTGGCACTGGTTCCGCGACCCGAACGAGGAGTGGGAGCAGACCCTCTACCGCTACAACGCCAACGTCGTCCGTCAGCTCACACAGAACGTCGAGAACGCCCGCAACGGCAAGGCCTTCGCGGCCTGGTCGCCGAACTGGGTGCGTTTCGTCGAGCGCCATGTGGGCGCGTGGATGCACATCGAGCACATCCTCGGTCTGTACGTGTTCGCGGCCAACGAGCGGTCCGCGCCCACGAACATGCACAACACCGCGCTCGCGGCCAACTGCGCCCGCAAGATCCGCTTTGCGCAGGACCTGGCGCTGTACAACCTGACGCTGACGGAGGAGATCGAGGGCTTCGACGGAACTGCTCACCTCGAGGCCTGGAATTCCGACGTCGAGTGGCAGGGTGCCAGGAAGCTCACCGAGGCGCTCACGGCGATCCAGGACGACTGGGGCGAGGCGGTCTTCGCCACGAACGTCGTGTTCGAACCGCTCGTCGGCGAGCTGTTCCGCAGCAACCTGGTCATGCAGGCCGCCGCCCCGAACGGCGACTTCGTCACCCCGACCGTGATCGGAGCCGGCGAGAGCGACTACGCCCAGCGCGACCTGCGTTGGACGATCGCCTGCATGGCGCCTCTCACCGAGGACAAGGAGTTCGCCGAGCACAACAAGGAGCTGATGAACGGCTGGCTGAGCCACTGGGTGCCACAGGCCCTGGAGGCGGCGCGGACGATGCAGCCGCTGTGGTCGCAGGCCGACCACCGGCCCCCGCGCTTCGAAGACAGTCTCGACGTAGCCAAGAACCGGTTCGCCGTGGTCTGCCGTGACCTCGGTCTCGACGTGCCCGAGGAGCTGAAGCTGTGA
- a CDS encoding MmoB/DmpM family protein, giving the protein MCGVTLMNSQVGALLATVLGRADNVKVTHLPSMIRIDGQGRFDLVYVDVDEEAGEEEGWFSASEFEEAMSTHYGRMVHLDDRTIMFANPEDAAEYLDFDLKPV; this is encoded by the coding sequence ATGTGCGGTGTCACGCTCATGAACAGCCAGGTGGGTGCGCTTCTGGCCACGGTCCTGGGTCGTGCGGACAACGTCAAGGTGACCCACCTGCCTTCGATGATCCGCATCGACGGGCAAGGCCGCTTCGACCTGGTCTACGTCGACGTCGACGAGGAGGCCGGCGAGGAGGAGGGGTGGTTCAGCGCCTCCGAGTTCGAGGAGGCCATGTCGACGCACTACGGGCGCATGGTGCACCTCGACGACCGGACGATCATGTTCGCGAATCCGGAGGACGCCGCGGAGTACCTGGACTTCGACCTCAAGCCGGTCTAG
- the orn gene encoding oligoribonuclease has translation MSDRLVWIDCEMTGLDLGSDLLIEVAALVTDSELNVLGEGVDVVIGTSAAQLERMPDVVREMHAASGLTGEVLASAVTLQEAQDLVLTYVKQWVPEPKKAPLCGNSIGTDRGFLTRDMPVLDDWLHYRMVDVSSIKELARRWYPRIYFNAPKKGGGHRALADILESVQELRYYRAAMFVPQPGPSSEQAAALATGLSAGSGLPPGGGGVGGPGDPPGASTLAADAEKVTD, from the coding sequence ATGAGCGACCGACTGGTGTGGATCGACTGCGAAATGACCGGGCTCGACCTGGGCTCGGACCTGCTCATCGAGGTCGCGGCGCTGGTGACCGACTCGGAGCTGAACGTCCTGGGCGAGGGTGTCGACGTCGTCATCGGTACCAGTGCCGCACAGCTGGAGCGGATGCCGGACGTCGTACGCGAGATGCACGCCGCCTCAGGGTTGACCGGCGAGGTGCTCGCCTCGGCAGTAACGCTGCAGGAGGCACAGGACCTGGTGCTGACCTATGTGAAGCAGTGGGTGCCGGAGCCGAAGAAAGCGCCGCTGTGCGGCAACTCGATCGGAACCGACCGCGGTTTCCTGACCCGCGACATGCCGGTGCTCGACGACTGGCTGCACTACCGGATGGTGGACGTCAGCTCGATCAAGGAGCTGGCCCGGCGCTGGTACCCGCGCATCTACTTCAACGCGCCCAAGAAGGGCGGTGGGCATCGGGCGCTGGCCGACATCCTGGAGTCGGTGCAGGAGCTGCGCTATTACCGCGCGGCGATGTTCGTGCCGCAGCCGGGACCGAGCTCGGAGCAGGCCGCGGCGTTGGCCACCGGGCTGTCGGCGGGATCGGGGTTGCCCCCGGGGGGGGGGGGGGTTGGGGGGCCCGGCGACCCGCCCGGGGCCTCGACACTGGCGGCGGATGCGGAGAAGGTCACCGACTAG
- the groL gene encoding chaperonin GroEL (60 kDa chaperone family; promotes refolding of misfolded polypeptides especially under stressful conditions; forms two stacked rings of heptamers to form a barrel-shaped 14mer; ends can be capped by GroES; misfolded proteins enter the barrel where they are refolded when GroES binds): MAKDLRFGEEGRRLLQAGVDQLAEAVKSTLGPKGRNVILEKITGSPEVTNDGVTIAREIYLRDPFENMGAQLVKEAAVKTNDTVGDGTTTATVLAQAIVYQGMKAISGGGNPVLVKRGIDLAVATVVEHLASAAHRVETEEDYARVGSISANDDESIGRVVAKALHTVGGDGVVTVEDGARHGISVDFVEDFEFDNGYVSPYMVTNPGTLEAIVDDPYILFTAEKIKDVQSLMPVLDHIMRGERRPLVIIAETVEGTALQMLVHNHVNRVFQAVAIKAPGFGQKRIHLLEDIAALCGGKVHSKSSAFSLEQMTLEHLGRARQVQVTSENTTIIGGHGDREALELRLSQLRAELSRATIGTDEDFFAERIARLSGKAAIIRVGAPTNAEAKEIRHRVDDSLQATRAAIAEGVVAGGGAALLHAEPALDRLTVEGDYRIGVDIVRQALSEPAHLIATNAGYDGDSVVTQVTGLGLDEGFDALEGRFGNMVELGIMDPLQVVRSALQNGASVAGLILTTNSLVAEEQTPWNKSLMTEFGPLDEGIPQPSPDSSTPQSLGLGPSVG; this comes from the coding sequence TTGGCCAAGGACCTTCGGTTCGGCGAGGAAGGACGGCGTCTGCTTCAGGCGGGCGTCGACCAACTCGCAGAAGCGGTCAAGAGCACCCTCGGCCCCAAGGGCCGCAACGTCATCCTCGAGAAGATCACGGGGTCACCCGAGGTCACCAACGACGGGGTGACGATCGCGCGGGAGATCTACCTGCGGGATCCCTTCGAAAACATGGGTGCGCAGCTGGTCAAGGAAGCGGCCGTCAAGACCAACGACACCGTCGGTGACGGGACCACCACCGCCACGGTGCTCGCGCAGGCCATCGTGTACCAAGGCATGAAGGCGATCTCCGGGGGTGGCAACCCCGTCCTCGTCAAGCGCGGCATCGACCTGGCGGTGGCAACCGTCGTCGAGCACCTCGCTTCGGCGGCGCACCGGGTGGAGACCGAGGAGGACTACGCACGGGTCGGCTCCATCTCCGCCAACGACGACGAGTCGATCGGTCGCGTCGTCGCCAAGGCGCTGCACACCGTCGGCGGAGACGGGGTCGTCACGGTCGAGGACGGGGCCAGGCACGGGATCAGTGTCGACTTCGTCGAGGACTTCGAGTTCGACAACGGCTACGTGTCGCCGTACATGGTCACGAACCCGGGGACGCTCGAAGCGATCGTTGACGACCCGTACATCCTGTTCACGGCGGAAAAGATCAAGGATGTCCAGTCCCTGATGCCGGTGCTCGACCACATCATGCGGGGGGAGCGCCGCCCTCTGGTCATCATCGCCGAGACGGTCGAGGGCACCGCCCTGCAGATGCTCGTGCACAACCACGTCAACCGCGTTTTCCAGGCGGTGGCCATCAAGGCGCCGGGCTTCGGCCAGAAGCGCATTCATCTGCTGGAGGACATCGCGGCGCTGTGCGGTGGAAAGGTGCACAGCAAGAGTTCGGCGTTCTCGCTCGAGCAGATGACCCTGGAGCACCTCGGTAGGGCGCGGCAGGTGCAGGTCACCAGCGAGAACACCACGATCATCGGTGGGCACGGTGACCGCGAGGCTCTGGAACTACGGCTGAGCCAGCTACGCGCCGAACTCAGTCGTGCCACCATCGGGACCGACGAGGACTTCTTCGCAGAGCGCATTGCTCGGCTGTCCGGAAAGGCGGCCATCATCCGGGTGGGCGCGCCGACGAACGCTGAGGCGAAGGAGATCCGGCACCGCGTCGACGACTCGCTGCAGGCGACACGCGCAGCGATCGCCGAGGGCGTCGTCGCCGGAGGTGGCGCGGCACTGCTGCACGCCGAGCCGGCGTTGGACCGATTGACCGTGGAGGGTGACTACCGCATCGGTGTGGACATCGTCCGGCAGGCGCTGAGCGAGCCGGCGCACCTGATCGCGACGAACGCCGGCTACGACGGCGACAGCGTCGTGACCCAGGTGACCGGGCTGGGCCTCGACGAGGGCTTCGACGCGCTCGAGGGCCGGTTCGGGAACATGGTCGAACTCGGCATCATGGACCCGTTGCAGGTCGTGCGATCTGCGCTGCAGAACGGTGCCTCCGTGGCCGGTCTGATCCTCACGACCAACTCGCTGGTCGCCGAGGAGCAGACGCCGTGGAACAAGTCGCTCATGACCGAGTTCGGGCCGCTCGACGAGGGGATCCCGCAGCCCTCGCCCGACTCGAGTACTCCGCAGTCGCTCGGACTGGGCCCCTCAGTCGGGTGA
- the ssb gene encoding single-stranded DNA-binding protein, with product MLEPTITVVGNVGAPPRTRVVAGGAVVTDFRIASTPRKVDRSTGVWSDGETIWFGVSCWRLLAENVAASVRTGDRVVVTGRLVARSWKNEQGEERSGLEVEAQTVGFDLARGKAVQERSAPLAVTTDPGYPVVEAPEEVDEEESAMEPHMHAA from the coding sequence GTGCTCGAGCCCACCATCACCGTTGTCGGCAACGTCGGTGCCCCGCCACGCACCCGTGTCGTGGCCGGCGGCGCCGTCGTCACCGACTTCCGCATCGCCTCGACTCCGCGAAAGGTTGACCGGTCCACCGGCGTATGGTCCGACGGGGAGACGATCTGGTTCGGTGTCAGCTGCTGGCGGCTGCTCGCGGAGAACGTCGCGGCGTCCGTCAGGACCGGGGACAGGGTCGTCGTCACCGGCAGGCTGGTCGCGCGCAGCTGGAAGAACGAGCAGGGCGAGGAGCGCAGCGGGCTCGAGGTCGAGGCGCAGACGGTCGGCTTCGACCTCGCGAGAGGCAAGGCGGTACAGGAGCGCTCGGCTCCGCTGGCCGTCACCACCGACCCTGGCTACCCCGTAGTGGAGGCCCCGGAGGAGGTGGACGAGGAGGAGTCCGCGATGGAGCCGCACATGCACGCGGCCTGA
- a CDS encoding FAD-binding oxidoreductase gives MGNKHVVRFEPVGIEIEVDSDQNILRAAAEQGVQLMHGCKEGQCAACKSFVLEGEDIELDSYSTFALPDFEKEEGHTLLCRAHPYEDLVIELSNYDEEIIRSGLPLRRGTVEVVSNDAVTHDMRHLVVKLVEPEEIKFFPGQYMDFVVPGSEETRSFSMANTPGREGLFEFVIRIYPGGLFSEQLADKLQPGDRLEVEAPFGTFTLRESRTSPLIFVGGGAGMAPMLGLLRSMAERGVERKVTFYYGARTQRDLCFTDELAELGTRLHDFTYVPALSEPTEDDDWAGETGLITEVVKRREPGLQGFDAYICGPPPMVDAAIATLSGLGVAENAIFYDKFTPTHEPEEVRP, from the coding sequence TTGGGGAACAAGCACGTCGTCCGGTTCGAGCCGGTCGGCATCGAGATCGAGGTCGACTCCGACCAGAACATCCTGCGCGCCGCGGCGGAGCAGGGCGTCCAGCTCATGCACGGCTGCAAGGAAGGGCAGTGCGCCGCGTGCAAATCCTTCGTCCTGGAAGGGGAGGACATCGAGCTCGACAGCTACTCGACATTCGCGCTCCCCGACTTCGAGAAGGAAGAGGGGCACACGCTGCTCTGCCGGGCACATCCCTACGAGGACCTCGTCATCGAGCTCAGCAACTACGACGAGGAGATCATCCGCTCCGGACTGCCGCTGCGGCGCGGAACCGTCGAGGTGGTGAGCAACGACGCGGTCACGCATGACATGCGCCACCTCGTCGTCAAGCTCGTCGAACCCGAGGAGATAAAGTTCTTTCCGGGGCAGTACATGGACTTCGTGGTTCCCGGCAGCGAGGAGACACGGTCCTTCTCGATGGCCAACACTCCCGGCCGGGAGGGGCTCTTCGAGTTCGTGATTCGGATCTATCCGGGCGGCCTGTTCTCTGAGCAGCTGGCCGACAAGCTGCAGCCGGGCGACCGGCTGGAGGTCGAGGCGCCGTTCGGGACGTTCACGCTGCGGGAGTCCCGCACCTCGCCGCTGATCTTCGTCGGTGGCGGTGCCGGGATGGCCCCCATGCTCGGCCTGCTGCGCTCGATGGCGGAGCGCGGAGTCGAGCGAAAGGTGACGTTCTACTACGGGGCGCGGACCCAGCGTGATCTCTGCTTCACCGACGAGCTGGCGGAGCTGGGTACGCGGCTGCACGACTTCACCTACGTTCCGGCGCTGTCGGAGCCGACCGAGGACGATGACTGGGCCGGAGAGACCGGCCTCATCACCGAGGTCGTCAAGCGCCGGGAGCCTGGGCTTCAAGGCTTCGACGCCTACATCTGCGGCCCCCCGCCGATGGTCGACGCCGCCATCGCGACGCTGAGCGGACTCGGAGTGGCCGAGAACGCCATCTTCTACGACAAGTTCACCCCCACACACGAACCGGAGGAGGTCCGCCCGTGA